A segment of the Sulfurirhabdus autotrophica genome:
CCGCAACCACGCCAACATCCCAATAGCAAGGAACACCAACAGACCAAACAGGCTAGCCGATGCGACCACGGGCATCCCAGCCTTCACCATCAGGGTATAGAGACCCACCATGATAATCATCATGAAATTTTCAAACACATTCTGGATTGCTATAGCATGCCCAGAGCCGACGGTTTCATGTCCGCGTTCCTGCAAGAGCGCATTCAGCGGAACAACATAGAAGCCCCCGCACGCGCCGATTAATATCAGCATCATTGCAGCCGTTGGCAAATTGGTGGTATGTGCGAACACCGGGATCAGCAACCCTATTAAAATACCCGCTGGCAGCGCGCGATTGATTGTCTCGAGATTGACGAATTTTGCAGCAGCTGCGGCACCCAGCGCGATTCCAATAGCGACAACTCCGCTTAAGTTTGCCGCCGTGCCGTTATCTGCAATAAACAATGCAACCGGCACCCAGGCCACCAGCAGGAACCTAAGCGTACTGCCACTCCCCCAAAATACACTGGTGCCAAGCATTGAGAACCGCGCGTCTGGATTTCTCACCAATGTATTCAGTGCTATCCAAAAATCATTGATCAGTGCTATGGGCGAAAAAGTTGCAAGCGGATGGGCTGGCGGAAGTTTTGGAATAAACAGATTTGCCAGCCCTGCAATCCCATAGCATGCTGCAACGCCTGTCAGCGCTGCGGTGATCGACCAATCTGCCAACATCCCCCCCAGAACAGCACCCAATAAAATAGCAACGATGGTAGAACCTTCCATCATGCTATTGGCTTTAACCAGCTTGTCAGCACCAACCAGTTCACTGAGAATGCCATATTTTGCAGGAGAATAGGCTGCAGCACCGACTCCAACTAAATTATAGGCAAGCAAAGGGTGCAGTCCGAATAGCATCGCAACTGCACCAGCACATTTCATCGCGTTAGCCACCAGCATCACCCTGCCCTT
Coding sequences within it:
- the lplT gene encoding lysophospholipid transporter LplT translates to MIQTNQPVSQNDSLLSRGMIAVLAAQFFSALADNALLFAAIAMLKFLQAPDWQTPLLQGFFAIAFIFLAPFVGPFADSWPKGRVMLVANAMKCAGAVAMLFGLHPLLAYNLVGVGAAAYSPAKYGILSELVGADKLVKANSMMEGSTIVAILLGAVLGGMLADWSITAALTGVAACYGIAGLANLFIPKLPPAHPLATFSPIALINDFWIALNTLVRNPDARFSMLGTSVFWGSGSTLRFLLVAWVPVALFIADNGTAANLSGVVAIGIALGAAAAAKFVNLETINRALPAGILIGLLIPVFAHTTNLPTAAMMLILIGACGGFYVVPLNALLQERGHETVGSGHAIAIQNVFENFMMIIMVGLYTLMVKAGMPVVASASLFGLLVFLAIGMLAWLRMRKMKGVAVSIEDVTR